The Blastococcus sp. HT6-4 genome window below encodes:
- a CDS encoding fumarylacetoacetate hydrolase family protein, translating into MRFATWETEGRVQAGAVGVAGLHALPGDRTILDLVRAGLPAALEAGAEALSAPAVPVESVRLLPPLQAPTVRDFVAFEEHVEGVVKSVGDGAGVVPEWYEAPTFYFTNPYALVGAHDDVAVPPGSHLLDFELEVAVVVGKDGASLTPEQARDHVFGYTVFNDWSARDLQRREMKVNLGPAKGKDSATTLGPWLVTADELEPYRDPDGFLALDMRVSVNDVEIGQDLLSNMGWPFEELISYASRGTWLRAGDVLGSGTCGNGGCLAELWGRRGEQTPPPLQPGDVVEMTVEGIGTIRNRVVPGLDLPPVAPARPRPRVRKRTA; encoded by the coding sequence ATGCGGTTCGCCACCTGGGAGACCGAGGGCCGCGTGCAGGCCGGCGCAGTCGGGGTCGCGGGCCTGCACGCACTCCCCGGCGACCGCACGATCCTCGACCTCGTCCGCGCCGGGCTGCCCGCCGCGCTCGAGGCGGGTGCCGAGGCGCTGTCCGCCCCCGCCGTGCCGGTGGAGTCGGTGCGGCTGCTGCCGCCGCTGCAGGCACCCACCGTGCGCGACTTCGTCGCGTTCGAGGAGCACGTCGAGGGCGTGGTGAAGAGCGTCGGGGACGGCGCCGGCGTCGTGCCGGAGTGGTACGAGGCGCCCACCTTCTACTTCACCAACCCCTACGCCCTGGTCGGCGCGCACGACGACGTCGCCGTCCCACCGGGGTCGCACCTGCTGGACTTCGAGCTCGAGGTCGCCGTCGTCGTCGGGAAGGACGGCGCCTCGCTCACCCCCGAGCAGGCCCGCGACCACGTCTTCGGCTACACCGTGTTCAACGACTGGTCGGCCCGCGACCTCCAGCGCCGGGAGATGAAGGTCAACCTCGGCCCGGCCAAGGGCAAGGACTCCGCCACCACCCTCGGCCCGTGGCTGGTCACCGCAGACGAGCTGGAGCCCTACCGCGACCCCGACGGCTTCCTCGCCCTGGACATGCGCGTCTCGGTGAACGACGTCGAGATCGGCCAGGACCTGCTGTCGAACATGGGCTGGCCCTTCGAGGAGCTCATCTCCTACGCCTCCCGCGGCACCTGGCTCCGCGCCGGCGACGTGCTCGGCTCCGGCACCTGCGGCAACGGCGGCTGCCTGGCCGAGCTGTGGGGACGCCGCGGCGAGCAGACCCCTCCCCCGCTGCAGCCCGGCGACGTCGTCGAGATGACCGTCGAGGGCATCGGCACCATCCGCAACCGCGTCGTCCCCGGGCTGGACCTCCCGCCCGTCGCCCCGGCCCGTCCCCGGCCACGGGTCCGGAAGCGCACCGCGTGA
- a CDS encoding SDR family oxidoreductase has protein sequence MSGRVAGKVVVVTGGGQGQGAAAARLLAAEGATAIALDLGEAPIEALPGVEYHRLDVTDAGGWAALAADLRERFGRVHGLVANAGVTLRARLADVDPADLARVSEVNVTGTLLGIQALTPLMPAGGSVVVVGSAAALTGHFPVAYTASKWALRGLAKAACLELGPRGIRVNTVHPGYIETPMTASAAPPFRAANVAETPLGRTGTVGEVAPLVLFLVSDEASFITGAEIPVDGGMTAHGGVKSISDAVRTAS, from the coding sequence GTGAGCGGCCGGGTCGCGGGGAAGGTCGTCGTCGTCACCGGTGGCGGCCAGGGGCAGGGGGCGGCCGCGGCCCGGTTGCTGGCCGCCGAAGGCGCGACCGCCATAGCTCTCGACCTCGGGGAGGCGCCCATCGAGGCCCTCCCCGGGGTCGAGTACCACCGGCTCGACGTCACCGACGCGGGCGGCTGGGCGGCGCTCGCCGCCGACCTGCGGGAACGCTTCGGCCGCGTGCACGGGCTCGTCGCCAACGCTGGCGTCACCTTGCGGGCACGGCTGGCCGACGTCGACCCCGCCGACCTGGCGCGGGTGTCGGAGGTCAACGTGACCGGCACCCTGCTGGGCATCCAGGCCCTCACCCCGCTGATGCCCGCAGGCGGCTCGGTCGTCGTCGTCGGCTCCGCCGCCGCCCTGACCGGCCACTTCCCCGTCGCGTACACGGCGAGCAAGTGGGCGCTGCGCGGGCTGGCGAAGGCCGCCTGCCTGGAGCTCGGGCCGCGGGGCATCCGGGTCAACACCGTGCATCCCGGCTACATCGAGACACCGATGACCGCCTCGGCGGCGCCGCCCTTCCGGGCGGCCAACGTCGCCGAGACGCCGCTCGGCCGGACCGGGACCGTCGGCGAGGTCGCCCCGCTGGTGCTCTTCCTCGTCAGCGACGAGGCCTCCTTCATCACCGGCGCGGAGATCCCCGTCGACGGCGGCATGACCGCGCACGGCGGCGTGAAGTCGATCAGCGACGCCGTCCGCACCGCTTCCTGA
- a CDS encoding alpha/beta fold hydrolase codes for MFEYFPTGPYTWNLGVVATLNSGGLIDEVDRACRPIKEAANAGEDAGTPDFLRAWRALTDQLVGQAEAAEKAGHVRTAGQLWFRASNYLAQAERMLAHSDPNRVPTYRRMLELAQKAFDTHSPRVSRVEIPYEGTTLPAYFSQAPATDDGPAPVVVLVNGLDSTKEHMYASNHWEELAARGISCLMLDQPGTGEALRLQGLTARIDTEVWAGAAVDWLETRDDVDASRIGIVGWSLGGYYAPRAAAFEKRFALCVAWGANHDWGAVQRRRKEREGERPVPHYWEHVLWVWGQEGDEKNLDAFLDFADAVNLEGVVEQITVPFLIAHGANDRQIPLEMAHRSYDQAVNSPKRELRVFTPEEGATEHIGLDHLSYVSTFIADWVSDTFAELKS; via the coding sequence GTGTTCGAGTACTTCCCCACCGGCCCCTACACCTGGAACCTCGGCGTCGTCGCGACGCTGAACTCCGGCGGGCTGATCGACGAGGTCGACCGCGCCTGCCGGCCGATCAAGGAGGCCGCGAACGCCGGCGAGGACGCCGGGACGCCGGACTTCCTGCGCGCCTGGCGGGCGCTGACCGACCAGCTGGTCGGCCAGGCCGAGGCGGCGGAGAAGGCCGGGCACGTCCGCACCGCGGGGCAGCTGTGGTTCCGGGCCAGCAACTACCTCGCCCAGGCCGAGCGGATGCTCGCCCACTCCGACCCGAACCGGGTGCCCACCTACCGGCGGATGCTGGAGCTGGCGCAGAAGGCCTTCGACACCCACAGCCCGCGCGTCTCCCGCGTCGAGATCCCCTACGAGGGCACCACGCTGCCGGCCTACTTCAGCCAGGCGCCGGCCACCGACGACGGCCCCGCTCCGGTCGTCGTGCTGGTCAACGGGCTGGACTCCACCAAGGAGCACATGTACGCCTCCAACCACTGGGAGGAGCTCGCCGCCCGCGGCATCTCCTGCCTGATGCTCGACCAGCCCGGCACCGGTGAGGCGCTCCGGCTGCAGGGGCTGACCGCCCGCATCGACACCGAGGTCTGGGCCGGCGCTGCCGTCGACTGGCTGGAGACCCGCGACGACGTCGACGCCTCCCGGATCGGCATCGTCGGCTGGTCGCTGGGCGGCTACTACGCCCCCCGCGCCGCCGCGTTCGAGAAGCGGTTCGCGCTCTGCGTCGCCTGGGGCGCCAACCACGACTGGGGCGCGGTGCAGCGCCGCCGCAAGGAGCGCGAGGGCGAGCGTCCGGTCCCCCACTACTGGGAGCACGTCCTCTGGGTGTGGGGCCAGGAGGGCGACGAGAAGAACCTCGACGCGTTCCTCGACTTCGCCGACGCCGTGAACCTCGAGGGCGTCGTCGAGCAGATCACCGTCCCGTTCCTGATCGCGCACGGCGCCAACGACCGGCAGATCCCGCTGGAGATGGCGCACCGCTCCTACGACCAGGCGGTCAACTCGCCCAAGCGCGAGCTCCGGGTCTTCACCCCCGAGGAGGGCGCCACCGAGCACATCGGGCTGGACCACCTCTCCTACGTCAGCACGTTCATCGCCGACTGGGTGAGCGACACCTTCGCCGAGCTGAAGAGCTGA
- a CDS encoding VOC family protein, producing the protein MLFVTLPVRDLPASRDFYEALGFSINQHSSDEHTTAVVIDDNIVVKLLTRDSFPVPPGDPAAGPTVVNCLTVEGRTEVDDLVGKALASGGNPLPVRDDASTYSGCFADPDGHVWQVRWMDQLHVVD; encoded by the coding sequence ATGCTGTTCGTGACGCTGCCGGTGCGAGACCTGCCGGCGTCGAGGGATTTCTACGAGGCTCTCGGCTTCAGCATCAACCAGCACTCCTCCGACGAGCACACCACGGCGGTGGTCATCGACGACAACATCGTGGTGAAGCTGCTGACGCGGGACTCGTTCCCCGTTCCGCCGGGCGACCCCGCGGCCGGTCCGACGGTCGTCAACTGCCTGACCGTCGAGGGCCGGACGGAGGTCGACGACCTCGTCGGGAAGGCGCTCGCCTCGGGCGGGAACCCACTCCCCGTCCGGGACGATGCGTCGACCTACTCCGGGTGCTTCGCCGATCCCGACGGTCACGTCTGGCAGGTCAGGTGGATGGACCAGCTGCACGTGGTCGACTGA